From Marmota flaviventris isolate mMarFla1 chromosome X, mMarFla1.hap1, whole genome shotgun sequence, the proteins below share one genomic window:
- the LOC114085951 gene encoding melanoma-associated antigen B18-like has product MPRGQKSKLGAQAKRRKARKALSENQGLGSTQATETQGEESTPSSYTFFDNRPQNISNAGISGTPVLPQGTPSTTNITKADDSNMDSDEDVQSQDEGSSDSCQVSEGWRKDPLNKKVVLLVQFLIDKYQKKELITKADMLKYVIKKYKCHFNEILRRASEHMELAFGVDLKEVDPIRHYHALVSKLDYTLDGTMGDEENMPKMGLLMIVLGVIFMKGNCASEEEIWKVLNMMGVYADRKHFIYGEPRKVITEDLVQLKYLESQQVPNSDPPCYEFMWGPRAHAETSKMKILEFLARIHDTTPNAFPSWYEEALKDEEERAQARVAARARNTAMANSHSRARERASSFSHAK; this is encoded by the coding sequence ATGCCTCGAGGTCAGAAGAGTAAGCTCGGAGCCCAAGCAAAACGCCGCAAGGCCCGCAAGGCCCTTAGTGAGAACCAGGGTCTAGGATCTACTCAGGCCACTGAAACACAGGGAGAAGAGTCCACACCCTCTTCCTATACTTTCTTTGATAATAGacctcaaaatatttcaaatgctggCATATCTGGAACTCCTGTGTTGCCTCAGGGAACCCCATCCACCACCAATATCACTAAGGCAGATGATTCAAACATGGATTCAGATGAAGATGTCCAAAGCCAAGATGAGGGAAGTTCAGATTCCTGTCAGGTTAGTGAGGGCTGGCGCAAAGACCCCTTAAATAAGAAAGTGGTTTTACTGGTGCAGTTCCTAATAGACAAATATCAAAAGAAAGAGCTGATTACAAAGGCAGACATGTTGAAGTATGTTATCAAAAAGTACAAGTGTCACTTCAATGAGATCCTCAGGAGAGCCTCTGAGCACATGGAGCTGGCCTTTGGTGTTGACTTGAAGGAAGTTGATCCTATCAGGCACTACCATGCTCTTGTTAGCAAACTAGACTACACCCTTGATGGAACAATGGGTGATGAAGAGAACATGCCAAAAATGGGTCTCCTAATGATTGTACTGGGTGTGATCTTCATGAAAGGCAACTGTGCCTCTGAAGAGGAGATCTGGAAGGTGCTGAATATGATGGGTGTATATGCTGATAGGAAGCACTTCATCTATGGGGAACCCAGGAAGGTCATCACTGAAGATTTGGTGCAGCTAAAGTATCTGGAGTCCCAGCAGGTCCCCAACAGTGACCCTCCATGTTATGAATTCATGTGGGGACCAAGAGCCCATGCTGAAACCAGCAAGATGAAAATCCTAGAGTTTTTGGCCAGAATCCATGATACTACCCCCAATGCCTTCCCATCCTGGTATGAAGAAGCTTTGAAAGATGAGGAAGAGAGAGCTCAAGCCAGAGTTGCAGCAAGGGCTCGCAATACTGCTATGGCCAATTCACATTCCAGGGCCAGGGAAAGGGCCAGCAGCTTCTCCCATGCTAAATGA